TTAAACTCATTGCAATCGACATGGACGGCACTTTGCTGCTGCCGGACCATACCATTTCACCTGCTGTTAAAAATGCGATTGCCGCCGCGCGTGAGCGTGGGGTCAACGTTGTGCTCACCACCGGGCGTCCCTACGCTGGCGTGCACAACTATTTGAAAGAGCTGCATATGGACAGGCCAGGCGATTACTGCATCACCTATAACGGCGCGCTGGTGCAGAAAGCCAGCGACGGCAGCACCGTGGCACAGACCCCGCTCAGCTATGACGACTACCGTTACCTCGAACAGCTCTCCCGCGAGGTAGGCTCCCATTTCCACGCGCTCGACCGCAACACGCTCTATACCGCTAACCGCGACATCAGTTACTACACGGTGCACGAATCCTACGTCGCGACTATTCCGTTGGTGTTCTGCGAAGCCGAGAAGATGGATCCGGCCATTCAGCTGCTGAAAGTGATGATGATTGACGAGCCGGCGATCCTCGATCAGGCGATAGCCCGCATTCCGGCAGAGGTAAAAGAGAAGTACACCGTGCTGAAAAGCGCGCCTTACTTCCTTGAAATCCTCGATAAAAGCGTCACCAAGGGCACCGGTGTGAAATCGCTGGCCGATGTGCTGAACATCAAGCCGGAAGAGGTGATGGCGATTGGCGATCAGGAAAATGACATCGCGATGCTGGAATATGCCGGTATGGGTGTTGCCATGGACAATGCTATTCCGTCGGTGAAAGAGGTCGCTAACTTTGTGAC
Above is a genomic segment from Enterobacter sp. C2 containing:
- the yidA gene encoding sugar-phosphatase; amino-acid sequence: MAIKLIAIDMDGTLLLPDHTISPAVKNAIAAARERGVNVVLTTGRPYAGVHNYLKELHMDRPGDYCITYNGALVQKASDGSTVAQTPLSYDDYRYLEQLSREVGSHFHALDRNTLYTANRDISYYTVHESYVATIPLVFCEAEKMDPAIQLLKVMMIDEPAILDQAIARIPAEVKEKYTVLKSAPYFLEILDKSVTKGTGVKSLADVLNIKPEEVMAIGDQENDIAMLEYAGMGVAMDNAIPSVKEVANFVTKTNLEDGVAYAIEKFVLS